From a single Loigolactobacillus coryniformis subsp. coryniformis KCTC 3167 = DSM 20001 genomic region:
- a CDS encoding ATP-binding domain-containing protein, with protein sequence MNLQQLLTQDVRTAATNEQILAELDNLTTAQQVKIFGRPRQVNNERQLAQYARKLRRYQLTDLATQIDQYAWLDWSAWMQQLLPGITASLTDLVFVLIHLTKFNYDQIKFLMVDELQDYQLDELQLVTMLFPRAKLTLLGDENQAINTNTPGFDQIVTQLQVQGKSAHLFELTKSYRSTQEVTTLFREFAVDKNLEMVSVQRHGQRPELRSSSDFASMLADLNQVLQQENSGSTAIVTLLPEMVESVYAGLKALTPTLALVKNGGMTTKQAVILPLTLAKGLEFDRVLLLDVSQAQLAVVTPERLNKLLYTGISRATKTVQLFASGTVHPTVTAAFQAIK encoded by the coding sequence TTGAATTTACAACAACTACTCACTCAAGACGTCCGTACTGCCGCCACCAATGAACAAATTTTGGCTGAATTAGATAATTTGACCACTGCACAGCAGGTGAAAATATTTGGTCGGCCAAGGCAGGTCAACAATGAGCGACAATTAGCACAGTATGCACGGAAACTGCGCCGGTATCAGTTAACCGATTTAGCGACTCAAATCGATCAATACGCTTGGCTAGATTGGTCAGCTTGGATGCAACAACTATTACCAGGCATTACTGCCAGTTTGACGGATCTTGTTTTTGTATTGATACATTTAACTAAATTCAACTACGATCAAATCAAGTTTTTGATGGTTGATGAATTGCAGGATTATCAATTAGACGAGTTACAATTAGTTACGATGCTATTCCCCCGCGCAAAATTGACCTTACTTGGTGATGAAAATCAAGCAATCAACACGAATACACCTGGTTTTGACCAGATAGTAACGCAACTGCAAGTGCAAGGAAAATCGGCACACTTATTTGAATTGACTAAAAGTTATCGCTCAACGCAAGAGGTCACCACCTTATTCCGTGAGTTTGCGGTAGACAAGAATTTAGAGATGGTTTCTGTGCAACGCCACGGCCAACGACCTGAATTACGGTCAAGTTCTGATTTTGCTAGTATGTTAGCTGATTTAAATCAAGTGTTGCAGCAAGAAAATTCCGGTTCAACAGCAATTGTTACGTTATTACCAGAAATGGTCGAGTCCGTTTACGCAGGTTTAAAGGCGCTGACACCAACGCTGGCGCTTGTGAAAAATGGTGGTATGACTACCAAACAAGCTGTGATCTTGCCGCTGACCTTAGCTAAAGGTCTAGAATTTGACCGCGTATTACTATTAGATGTGAGCCAAGCACAATTAGCCGTAGTAACACCAGAACGTCTGAATAAGTTATTGTATACCGGAATTTCACGGGCAACCAAA
- a CDS encoding UvrD-helicase domain-containing protein, whose protein sequence is MDKLFVQEQQRLTDLFQQLTVEQQHFLQLQKQNQQQALQVKGGLAQDASLNMANISDNLDTFAALEAMNREIDQYHFSASVLANKIQQLKLLLPAAYFSKIVVRFADEPTESETFHIGITGYQNWAGEDVVYDWRSPIASLYYDQVLGASAYTANGQIIEATIDLRRQFQIDHERLLGYFDTQLAVEDPLLIEVLAQDHQQYLTDITATIQKEQNQIIRDEQTDALIIRGVAGSGKTSVVIQRIAYLLYRNRQKVKASDVLLLTPNKLFSDYVSHVLPTLGEENPWQATYQQLLTQTVQQILGPTTAFADWPAGTSHLAQLTTALTTITVSVDLFQNLSNGLDTTRLLALV, encoded by the coding sequence TTGGATAAACTATTTGTGCAAGAACAGCAGCGATTAACTGATCTTTTTCAGCAACTAACAGTAGAACAGCAACATTTCTTACAGCTACAGAAGCAAAATCAACAACAAGCGTTGCAAGTAAAAGGTGGTTTGGCGCAGGATGCAAGTCTGAATATGGCTAATATTAGTGATAATTTAGACACTTTTGCGGCTTTGGAAGCGATGAATCGTGAGATCGATCAATATCATTTTTCAGCTAGTGTGCTAGCCAATAAAATCCAACAATTAAAGTTATTATTACCAGCTGCTTATTTCAGTAAAATTGTCGTGCGCTTTGCTGATGAGCCGACGGAAAGTGAAACTTTTCATATTGGAATTACTGGTTACCAGAATTGGGCTGGTGAAGATGTAGTGTACGATTGGCGCTCGCCAATTGCCAGCTTGTATTATGATCAAGTGCTGGGGGCCAGTGCGTACACGGCTAATGGCCAGATAATTGAAGCAACCATTGATCTACGGCGTCAATTCCAAATTGATCATGAACGGTTACTGGGATATTTTGACACGCAATTAGCAGTGGAGGATCCGTTATTGATCGAGGTGCTAGCTCAAGATCACCAGCAATATTTGACTGATATTACGGCAACCATCCAGAAAGAGCAGAATCAAATTATTCGTGATGAACAGACGGATGCGCTAATTATCCGCGGTGTCGCCGGCAGCGGCAAGACTTCGGTGGTCATACAACGTATCGCTTATTTACTTTATCGCAATCGGCAGAAGGTAAAGGCTAGTGATGTGCTGTTGTTGACTCCTAACAAGTTGTTTAGCGACTACGTTTCCCACGTTTTACCGACCTTGGGTGAGGAAAACCCCTGGCAAGCGACTTATCAGCAATTACTCACACAAACCGTCCAGCAGATTCTGGGACCAACCACTGCATTTGCAGATTGGCCGGCAGGAACTAGCCATTTGGCGCAGTTAACAACCGCCTTAACGACGATCACAGTTAGCGTGGATTTGTTTCAGAATTTATCAAATGGACTTGATACGACGCGTTTGTTAGCCCTTGTTTGA
- a CDS encoding alpha/beta fold hydrolase gives MKTRIIKVDQLNFNVFDQGMGEPIVLLHGFPDSLKVWRKLIPHLLAAGYRVIAYDQRGFGATDAPIGVTNYRSRNMIADLVGILRTLHVTEKVKLIAHDWGANIGWGAVIAHPELFSSYVTLGVGHPTAYAKAGGFEQLRKSWYAVSFLASGWAEKLYSQHNWALFRKFTRNNPEASRNWLPDLQRPGRLTAALNWYRANLNPYYWESQAVKVDRTVDLPVLGIFGEQDPYLSYAQLHNSVRYAPQLKIVAIVGAGHWLQLENTTLIFQRIRQFYAK, from the coding sequence ATGAAGACACGCATAATTAAGGTTGATCAGTTGAATTTTAATGTGTTTGATCAAGGTATGGGCGAGCCAATCGTTTTATTGCATGGTTTTCCCGACTCATTAAAAGTTTGGCGTAAATTGATTCCTCACTTGCTGGCAGCCGGCTACCGCGTGATTGCTTATGATCAACGGGGCTTTGGTGCAACCGATGCACCAATTGGCGTGACTAATTACCGTAGTCGGAACATGATTGCCGATCTCGTCGGTATTTTACGGACGTTACACGTAACTGAAAAAGTGAAATTGATCGCGCATGATTGGGGTGCCAATATTGGCTGGGGTGCGGTGATCGCGCATCCGGAATTATTTTCATCCTACGTCACATTAGGGGTAGGTCATCCCACTGCTTACGCTAAAGCTGGCGGTTTTGAGCAACTCAGAAAAAGTTGGTATGCGGTGAGTTTCTTAGCCAGTGGTTGGGCGGAAAAGCTTTATTCACAGCATAATTGGGCTTTGTTTAGAAAGTTTACCAGAAACAATCCTGAAGCCAGCCGTAATTGGTTACCTGACTTACAACGACCGGGGCGTTTGACGGCAGCGTTAAATTGGTATCGAGCTAATTTGAATCCTTATTATTGGGAATCTCAAGCTGTGAAAGTGGATCGGACGGTGGACTTACCAGTACTAGGTATTTTTGGTGAGCAGGATCCTTATTTAAGTTACGCGCAGCTGCACAATTCTGTACGGTATGCGCCGCAGTTGAAAATTGTGGCGATCGTTGGTGCTGGACACTGGCTACAGCTTGAAAACACGACGTTGATTTTTCAACGGATCAGACAGTTTTACGCAAAATAG
- a CDS encoding magnesium transporter CorA family protein — MIHSKVTVADYNWIGTEKLTAEEQTQLQQTYGLTTEMITYVTDKDESPNYVYDSDTADELFIVHVPYIINLAQLRYITRPISFIIHGNTVFTFNESGLDWVTQIFTKVQQNTAIKTADQFILQTLFALMDSYIAIVKAITKKRNQLDKVLNKEAKNADLIALSYLRQTLTFFLGAVQFNLNLLRHLPRTHFGLAIGPAKQEVLEDVTIEAEQVQWMINIETQVVDRIGDTFDSIVNNNLNDTMKLLTIWSLTMAVPTIITGFFGMNVHLPLAKLGGAWLLTIGVSILLIAWLLIGLKLHHKL, encoded by the coding sequence ATGATCCATTCAAAAGTAACGGTTGCTGATTATAATTGGATCGGCACGGAAAAGTTGACTGCAGAAGAACAGACACAATTGCAACAAACGTATGGTTTGACGACTGAAATGATCACCTACGTGACTGATAAAGATGAAAGCCCCAATTATGTTTATGATTCGGATACGGCTGATGAATTATTCATTGTACATGTACCCTATATCATTAATTTGGCGCAATTGCGCTACATTACACGACCAATCAGCTTTATCATCCACGGTAATACCGTGTTTACCTTTAACGAAAGTGGGCTAGACTGGGTTACGCAGATTTTTACCAAGGTGCAGCAAAATACGGCAATCAAAACGGCCGATCAGTTCATTTTACAGACGTTGTTTGCGTTGATGGATAGTTATATTGCCATCGTCAAGGCGATCACTAAAAAGCGTAATCAACTAGACAAAGTATTAAATAAAGAAGCAAAAAACGCGGATCTGATTGCACTATCGTATTTACGGCAAACGTTGACTTTCTTTTTAGGTGCAGTCCAATTTAATCTCAATTTACTACGTCACTTGCCACGGACCCATTTTGGCTTGGCGATTGGTCCGGCGAAGCAAGAAGTGTTGGAAGACGTGACGATTGAAGCCGAACAGGTCCAATGGATGATCAATATTGAAACCCAGGTCGTCGATCGCATCGGTGATACGTTTGACAGCATCGTCAATAATAATCTGAATGATACGATGAAATTACTGACGATTTGGTCACTGACAATGGCAGTGCCAACGATCATTACTGGCTTTTTTGGCATGAACGTGCATTTACCGTTGGCCAAACTAGGCGGGGCTTGGTTACTGACGATCGGCGTTTCGATCCTATTGATCGCTTGGTTGCTGATTGGTTTGAAGTTACATCATAAATTGTAG
- a CDS encoding GNAT family N-acetyltransferase encodes MSTIQLKKVTLADLAILRQISIETFTDTFGAQNTPENLKAYLDAAYQPAKLQQELSEPAAQFYFAYVDGYLAGYLKLNHDAVQTEAMGNVALEVERIYVRTTFKRHGLGSRMIAQAEQVAQQLGKQKIWLGVWEKNFAAQHFYTKLGFVRTGQHDFMMGDDRQTDFILTKQL; translated from the coding sequence ATGAGTACAATTCAATTAAAAAAAGTCACTTTAGCCGACTTAGCGATACTACGGCAAATTAGTATTGAAACGTTTACGGATACATTTGGGGCACAAAACACGCCGGAAAACTTAAAGGCTTATTTAGATGCAGCCTATCAGCCGGCCAAGCTGCAACAAGAATTAAGTGAACCAGCGGCGCAGTTTTATTTTGCTTACGTTGATGGGTACTTAGCGGGTTATTTAAAGCTCAATCATGATGCAGTACAAACTGAAGCGATGGGTAATGTAGCTTTAGAGGTGGAACGAATCTATGTGCGGACAACTTTTAAACGCCATGGCTTAGGCAGTCGCATGATTGCACAAGCGGAACAAGTCGCGCAGCAACTCGGTAAACAGAAAATCTGGCTAGGGGTGTGGGAAAAGAATTTTGCGGCACAACATTTTTACACGAAGCTTGGGTTCGTTCGGACTGGGCAACATGATTTTATGATGGGTGATGATCGGCAAACGGATTTTATTTTAACGAAACAGCTTTAA
- a CDS encoding DMT family transporter — translation MAWIYLIVAGLFETVWATTLKMSHGFQKLDYSVYTIIGMGLSFWLLAKAIKTLPLGIAYPIWTGIGALGTIILGVTLFGDRLSPLTWVFVGLLLISIIGIKITVH, via the coding sequence ATGGCGTGGATCTATCTGATCGTGGCGGGTTTGTTTGAAACTGTCTGGGCGACAACGCTTAAAATGAGTCATGGTTTTCAAAAGCTAGATTACTCAGTTTACACAATTATTGGTATGGGACTTAGCTTTTGGTTGCTGGCTAAAGCAATTAAAACGTTACCGTTGGGTATTGCTTATCCGATTTGGACAGGAATCGGTGCTTTAGGCACGATCATTTTAGGGGTCACTTTATTTGGTGATCGACTGTCGCCGCTAACTTGGGTGTTCGTCGGACTCTTGCTGATCAGTATTATCGGGATTAAAATAACGGTACATTAA
- a CDS encoding IS30 family transposase, producing MGTTILSFEDRVVIETLHHEKHSLQYIADYLGFSKTTIFNEVHRLAGEYHAVKAQTDHEVKLSHRGRKTILTTNLKRLIEEKIKIQKWSIEQVAHVVRIAYKTIYNWIDQGLLDINVTDLPDHGIRRKRSKETRGSFSHGRSIEDRPAEISDRNTSGHFEADTVLSGKRKGQAVATFVERKSRLTIVKRFNGRDSTSMTKAILELANQLGDNLKTLTVDHGKEFANYNLIEEQAGVPLYFAHAYSPHERGSNENRNRVLRRFIPKGQPIDEITDDELIQINWYLNSRPLKCLNWRTPIEIFLRNLRY from the coding sequence ATGGGCACCACTATTTTATCATTTGAAGACCGCGTTGTCATCGAAACACTTCATCATGAAAAGCACTCACTTCAATATATTGCCGATTATTTAGGCTTTAGTAAAACCACTATCTTTAATGAGGTTCATCGCTTAGCTGGTGAGTATCACGCAGTTAAGGCTCAAACTGACCATGAAGTTAAACTTAGTCATCGTGGTCGTAAAACCATCTTAACGACTAACCTAAAGCGATTGATTGAAGAAAAAATCAAGATCCAAAAATGGTCAATTGAACAAGTGGCTCATGTAGTTAGAATTGCCTACAAAACCATCTATAACTGGATTGATCAGGGACTACTGGATATTAATGTGACTGATTTACCTGACCATGGTATTCGTCGCAAACGATCTAAAGAAACCCGTGGTAGTTTTAGTCATGGACGTTCCATCGAAGATCGTCCAGCTGAAATTTCTGATCGTAATACTTCAGGTCACTTCGAAGCTGATACAGTTTTATCTGGAAAACGTAAAGGTCAAGCAGTAGCTACGTTTGTCGAGCGTAAGAGTCGGCTTACCATCGTTAAACGGTTTAATGGACGAGATAGTACTTCAATGACCAAGGCTATTTTAGAATTGGCTAACCAGTTAGGAGATAATCTCAAGACCCTTACTGTTGACCATGGGAAAGAATTCGCCAACTACAATTTGATTGAAGAACAGGCCGGTGTTCCGCTGTACTTTGCGCACGCTTATTCGCCACATGAACGAGGCAGTAATGAAAATCGCAACCGAGTACTACGCCGCTTCATTCCCAAAGGTCAACCGATTGATGAGATTACCGATGATGAATTGATTCAAATTAACTGGTATTTGAATTCCCGACCACTCAAATGTTTAAATTGGCGAACACCGATTGAGATCTTTTTGCGTAATCTGCGTTACTAA
- a CDS encoding amino acid permease, translated as MKQNIEKAPVLRRSMTANQMEMISLGGAIGVGLFMGSSSTIKWTGPSVILAYMFVGLILYIVMRALGEMIYVNPGTGSFADYAAEYVHPLAGYLAKWANVFEYIVVGMSEVVAATEYLKYWWPHTNSFIAGIIVILFLVAANLASAKAYGSLEFWFAMIKVVTIIMMIVLGLVIIFFGWGNGGHPVGLSNLWQHGGFFTGGVQGFFFSMSIIVGSYQGIELLGISAGEVANPQKAIIKSVKSVLFRILIFYVGAIFVIVTIYPWNQLSTLGSPFVSTFAKVGITAAASVINFVVLTAALSGANSGIYSSSRMLFKLAHEGDAPKFFGRVSKHVVPDAAILGISGGILLGFIVDMVASIYSKSTANLFVVVFSSSVLPGMVPWFVILLAELRFRKGNTKLMATHPFKLPLYPLTNYFAIVMLLVIVVFMFINPDTRVSVIVGAAVLVLAAAVYLIRHRRSAA; from the coding sequence ATGAAGCAAAATATAGAAAAAGCGCCGGTATTACGACGTTCGATGACAGCAAATCAGATGGAAATGATTTCCTTAGGCGGCGCTATTGGCGTCGGCCTTTTTATGGGTTCAAGCTCGACGATCAAGTGGACAGGGCCGTCGGTGATTTTAGCCTACATGTTTGTTGGCTTGATCCTTTACATTGTTATGCGGGCGCTAGGCGAAATGATTTATGTTAATCCAGGTACTGGGTCCTTTGCTGATTATGCCGCTGAGTACGTTCATCCCTTGGCAGGGTATTTGGCTAAATGGGCGAATGTTTTTGAATATATCGTAGTGGGGATGTCTGAGGTCGTGGCGGCGACAGAGTATTTAAAATATTGGTGGCCGCATACCAATTCCTTTATTGCCGGAATTATTGTTATTTTATTTTTGGTTGCGGCAAACCTTGCCAGTGCTAAAGCATACGGTTCATTAGAATTTTGGTTTGCGATGATCAAAGTCGTGACGATCATTATGATGATCGTTTTAGGCCTAGTTATTATTTTCTTCGGCTGGGGCAATGGTGGCCATCCAGTTGGCTTAAGCAATCTTTGGCAGCATGGCGGTTTCTTCACTGGCGGTGTTCAAGGCTTTTTCTTTTCCATGTCGATCATTGTGGGGTCTTACCAAGGAATTGAATTATTAGGTATTTCGGCAGGTGAAGTGGCTAACCCACAAAAAGCAATTATTAAGTCGGTTAAATCAGTGCTATTCAGAATTCTGATTTTTTATGTTGGGGCAATTTTTGTGATCGTAACGATCTATCCTTGGAATCAGTTGAGTACGCTGGGCTCGCCATTTGTTTCTACCTTTGCCAAAGTCGGCATTACGGCGGCTGCTTCTGTGATCAACTTTGTTGTTTTAACTGCAGCACTTTCAGGCGCTAATTCTGGTATCTATTCTTCAAGCCGGATGCTGTTCAAATTGGCTCACGAAGGGGACGCGCCCAAGTTCTTTGGCCGTGTGTCGAAACATGTTGTGCCTGACGCAGCTATTTTAGGTATCTCTGGTGGTATTTTACTAGGCTTTATTGTTGATATGGTGGCGTCAATCTATAGTAAGTCGACTGCCAATCTGTTTGTCGTTGTTTTTAGTTCATCGGTTTTACCCGGAATGGTGCCATGGTTCGTGATTCTGTTGGCGGAATTGCGTTTCCGCAAAGGCAATACTAAGCTTATGGCGACCCATCCCTTTAAATTACCACTTTATCCACTGACAAATTATTTTGCGATCGTGATGTTGCTGGTGATCGTGGTGTTTATGTTTATCAATCCTGATACTCGGGTGTCGGTCATCGTCGGGGCGGCGGTTCTGGTATTAGCTGCGGCAGTTTACCTGATTCGGCATCGGCGAAGTGCTGCGTAG
- a CDS encoding MarR family winged helix-turn-helix transcriptional regulator, which translates to MATQIKAELVAGKLAEYEQLSKIYDDIVKQSRPRLTVEGQGKILLALADEDHLSQQQLATRLGISPQSTSEFVYKLAKRDLITLTKSPKDRRINLVNLTAAGRQKIESAAQEVPPFVRVLSDTELEQLSALLTKITDAMYTDIDTANPTLGVKFHKLFASRYLKRFKK; encoded by the coding sequence ATGGCAACCCAAATTAAGGCAGAATTAGTGGCAGGAAAATTGGCAGAGTATGAGCAACTCAGCAAAATCTATGATGACATTGTCAAGCAATCACGACCACGCTTGACGGTAGAGGGGCAGGGGAAGATTTTACTGGCATTAGCGGATGAAGACCATCTGTCACAGCAGCAACTTGCAACTCGCCTCGGCATATCCCCACAGTCCACTAGTGAATTTGTCTATAAACTGGCCAAGCGCGACTTAATTACTTTAACCAAATCACCGAAGGATCGGCGAATCAACTTAGTGAATTTAACCGCTGCGGGCCGACAAAAAATTGAATCTGCTGCTCAAGAAGTGCCACCGTTCGTGCGGGTGCTCTCTGATACTGAATTGGAACAGCTCTCAGCGTTACTGACTAAAATCACGGATGCCATGTATACAGATATTGACACAGCTAACCCTACCTTAGGGGTTAAGTTCCATAAATTATTTGCCAGCCGGTACTTAAAACGATTCAAAAAGTAA